A single window of Nicotiana tomentosiformis chromosome 1, ASM39032v3, whole genome shotgun sequence DNA harbors:
- the LOC104108749 gene encoding tyramine N-feruloyltransferase 4/11-like, with protein MASAPHLPTDPISSPNNGKTFDQKLFARIRVATESDVPHIYKLMQQLFAYHNITHLLKSTENSIASALFKPKFPHLSPVTALVINFIEPPLPLSADFDENLQGVLLGVKEIDLDNMPLIDEESEEFRDVKNQQDDVFIAGYVMFYPCFSSFFDNPVFHMEDLFIRECYRGKGFGKWMFSTIASKAARMGFSSIDWIASQWNKSAIQFYTQMGARISDDFRVLSLAGKALEAFNDDSDKGLCS; from the exons ATGGCTTCAGCTCCACACCTTCCAACTGATCCTATTTCATCACCTAACAATGGAAAAACCTTCGACCAAAAACTTTTTGCCAGAATTCGAGTAGCCACTGAATCCGACGTCCCACACATATACAAACTCATGCAACAGTTATTTGCTTACCACAACATTACTCATCTCCTTAAATCCACTGAGAACTCCATTGCCTCGGCGCTATTTAAGCCTAAATTCCCTCATCTTAGTCCTGTTACTGCACTT GTCATCAATTTCATTGAGCCGCCTCTGCCTCTGTCTGCTGACTTTGATGAAAATCTCCAGGGTGTTCTCCTCGGAGTGAAGGAAATTGATCTCGACAATATGCCCCTCATAGATGAGGAGTCAGAGGAGTTCAGAGATGTCAAAAATCAGCAAGATGATGTTTTTATTGCTGGATATGTCATGTTCTACCCATGCTTCTCTAGTTTTTTCGACAACCCGGTTTTCCACATGGAGGACTTATTTATAAGGGAGTGTTATAGGGGGAAAGGGTTTGGAAAATGGATGTTTTCTACCATTGCGTCGAAGGCTGCAAGAATGGGGTTTTCTTCCATTGATTGGATCGCTTCGCAATGGAATAAAAGTGCAATTCAGTTTTACACTCAAATGGGTGCTAGAATTTCTGATGATTTTCGAGTTTTGAGTTTAGCTGGTAAGGCTCTTGAAGCATTTAACGATGACAGTGACAAAGGATTGTGTTCTTGA
- the LOC138906381 gene encoding uncharacterized protein, whose translation MRDHIQGEDYELWDIVTDGPLASLKKSAEGVDVPKTRADCNVEDLKKREKNAKAKKWLVYGLGLDEYSRIQGCSTTKQIWDTLQVAHEGTTHVKRSRGTLLYSHNENFVMKDGKTIQEMYTRFTTLTNELKSLGRIIPE comes from the coding sequence ATGAGAGATCACATTcaaggagaagactatgagctatgggacattgtcactgaTGGTCCACTGGCAAGCTTGAAGAAAAGTGCTGaaggagtagatgtgccaaaAACAAGAGCGGATTGCAATGTTGAGGACTTGAAGAAgagggagaagaatgctaaagccaaaaaATGGCTTGTTTATGGGCTTGGTCTAGATGAGTATAGTAGAATCCAAGGTTGTTCCACTACTAAGCAAATTTGGGACACActgcaagtggcccatgaaggaacgACTCATGTAAAGAGATCCAGAGGAACTCTACTGTATTCTCACAATGAGAACTTTGTTATGAAGGATGGGAAAACCATTCaggagatgtacacaaggttcactacattaacaaatgaactaaaatctcttggaaggattatcccTGAATAA
- the LOC104098413 gene encoding uncharacterized protein yields MEMKEGSVIHQVLVKLLDGKHKTLNFSTPSISTLTLKQKIQALTSIPCHLQLLLLSNSFYPLHDDRQTLNLFNGSNFPVVVNLLVRLRGGKGGFGSLLRGAATKAGQKKTNNFDACRDMSGRRLRHVNAEKKLEEWRAEAEERKLEKMAEDFLKKNAKKAAKKGNKSGDSNTDKYVQKYREDSAKCMEEVERSVRESLKGFVSSKRKGAAELNESDPKKLKIWLGKRIMGDSDSEDLDDDDSDKDEEENDKSIVIDNENNSDSNGEAEGSLDSVIGRKVDGVASESGSEEEKDTPLKNSESGKDVSVVSVQHEGESPSSLTPDNQERPGQNCVASIVGTDIASATESIQTEKEVSGSSEPIVVEASSGEKENDVAEASDSLSPKPVPLEDATSKDSDLKKPFNFEEFSSASELEAVGMERLKSELQVRGLKCGGTLQERAARLFLLKTTPMEMLPKKLLAKK; encoded by the exons ATGGAGATGAAGGAAGGGTCTGTAATTCATCAAGTCCTCGTTAAACTTCTCGATGGGAAGCACAAAACCCTAAATTTCAGTACCCCATCCATCTCGACCCTAACCCTAAAGCAGAAAATCCAAGCCCTAACTTCAATCCCTTGTCACCTTCAGCTCCTGCTCCTTTCCAATTCATTCTACCCCCTACATGACGACCGCCAAACTCTAAATCTCTTTAACGGGTCTAATTTTCCAGTGGTGGTGAATTTGTTGGTGCGCCTGAGGGGAGGTAAAGGAGGATTCGGGTCATTGCTGAGAGGAGCGGCGACGAAGGCAGGGCAGAAGAAGACGAATAATTTCGACGCGTGCAGGGACATGAGTGGACGAAGGCTAAGGCATGTGAATGCGGAGAAGAAGCTGGAAGAGTGGAGGGCTGAAGCGGAGGAGAGGAAGTTGGAGAAGATGGCGGAGGATTTCCTTAAGAAAAATGCCAAGAAAGCAGCGAAAAAGGGTAATAAGAGTGGAGATAGTAACACGGATAAGTATGTGCAGAAGTATAGGGAGGATTCTGCTAAGTGTATGGAGGAAGTAGAGAGGTCTGTTAGGGAATCGCTTAAGGGGTTTGTTTCATCTAAAAGGAAAGGTGCTGCTGAGCTCAATGAATCTGATCCCAAGAAGCTCAAGATATG GTTGGGTAAGAGGATAATGGGCGACAGTGATAGCGAGGATCTAGATGATGATGACAGTGACAAAGACGAGGAAGAGAATGACAAATCCATTGTCATCGATAATGAGAATAATTCAGACTCCAATGGAGAAGCAGAGGGAAGTTTGGATTCTGTGATTGGCAGGAAAGTTGATGGTGTTGCATCTGAGAGCGGCTCCGAGGAAGAAAAGGATACTCCTCTGAAGAATTCTGAATCTGGTAAAGATGTCAGTGTAGTTTCAGTTCAGCATGAAGGTGAAAGTCCGTCCTCACTCACTCCGGACAATCAAGAAAGACCTGGACAGAATTGTGTTGCCTCTATTGTTGGCACTGATATTGCATCTGCAACTGAAAGTATTCAAACAGAAAAGGAAGTTTCTGGTAGTTCTGAGCCAATTGTTGTGGAAGCTAGCTCCGGTGAGAAAGAAAATGATGTTGCTGAAGCCAGCGATAGTTTAAGCCCTAAACCAGTTCCTCTGGAAGATGCAACATCAAAGGATTCAGACTTGAAAAAGCCTTTCAATTTTGAGGAATTTAGTTCAGCATCAGAACTGGAG GCCGTCGGTATGGAGAGGTTAAAATCAGAACTTCAAGTGCGTGGGTTGAAGTGTGGGGGCACTCTGCAAGAACGTGCAGCCAGGCTTTTCCTACTCAAAACCACACCTATGGAGATGCTTCCAAAGAAGTTGCTCGCTAAGAAATAA
- the LOC104098414 gene encoding putative RING-H2 finger protein ATL21A codes for MRPMGTLSLFFFLFLHHFALSGSTTYFSSNISICGNITIRYPFQLQSQKHQDQNPGYNNCFSLRCTDQGNALLNIPFSGDFLILEINYTNKELKLQHPSNCLPRKLLQFHLPSSPISASSSQNYTFFLLSGFHGDLRLSWDVHLDKYRDSNMTTSGETTHLNVPRTDRTSRSEAILIIFVGVSLILPSLLCLICVTCRIFLELRHHRQVTAAAAAAAMARLAPMPMIVIAGLDESTVQSYPKVVFGESRRLPGINAITCSICLAEYNAGETLRCIPECEHCFHAECVDKWLKMNSTCPVCRNSLHS; via the exons ATGAGACCTATGGGCACTCTGAgtctcttcttctttctttttctccatcattttgCCCTTAGTGGTTCTACAACATATTTCTCTTCAAACATTTCCATTTGTGGGAATATCACCATTAGATACCCTTTCCAACTACAATCCCAAAAACATCAAGATCAAAATCCAGGTTATAACAATTGCTTTTCCTTAAGGTGTACTGATCAAGGCAATGCACTACTCAATATTCCTTTTTCAGGAGATTTTCTTATACTAGAAATCAACTACACCAATAAAGAACTAAAACTCCAACATCCCTCTAATTGTCTTCCAAGAAAGCTCCTACAGTTTCACCTTCCTTCTTCTCCGATTTCGGCTTCTTCTTCTCAGAACTACACCTTCTTCTTGTTATCTGGCTTTCATGGAGATCTTAGACTATCATGGGATGTTCATCTTGACAAATATAGAGATAGTAACATGACAACAAGTGGAGAAACCACCCATCTCAATGTCCCAAGAACAG ATAGGACTTCACGTTCAGAAGCAATCTTGATCATTTTCGTGGGTGTGTCCCTCATTCTACCATCCCTCCTCTGTTTAATCTGCGTAACATGTCGAATTTTTCTCGAACTAAGGCATCACCGCCAAGTGACGGCCGCTGCTGCTGCAGCCGCTATGGCAAGGTTAGCACCAATGCCAATGATTGTGATAGCAGGGCTTGATGAATCCACGGTTCAGTCCTACCCGAAAGTGGTTTTTGGTGAAAGCCGGCGCCTTCCGGGAATTAATGCTATAACTTGCTCAATATGCTTAGCTGAGTACAATGCTGGGGAAACACTGAGATGCATACCTGAATGTGAACATTGTTTCCATGCTGAATGTGTTGATAAATGGTTGAAAATGAATAGCACTTGTCCTGTTTGTAGAAATTCTCTTCATTCATGA
- the LOC104098415 gene encoding RING-H2 finger protein ATL20-like — MATHQLIIFVLIVTLCLVVPSILLVLCIVFRFRAEGIHRQHRQSAGESAAEAGTGGGLDEFTIQSYTKIVIGESRRLLPACKNESSCPICLAEYLAGEIAKCMPECQHCFHLDCVDKWLKINTTCPVCRKSLLFSKMHNDNLVPNL; from the coding sequence ATGGCAACTCATCAATTAATCATCTTCGTCCTAATAGTTACGCTATGTCTTGTTGTACCCTCCATATTGTTAGTACTCTGTATAGTATTTCGTTTTCGCGCGGAAGGCATTCACCGGCAACATCGACAAAGCGCCGGCGAATCAGCGGCGGAAGCCGGCACCGGCGGCGGTCTTGATGAGTTTACGATTCAGTCATACACAAAAATAGTTATTGGTGAAAGCCGGCGACTTCTTCCGGCTTGTAAGAACGAATCAAGTTGCCCTATATGTTTGGCTGAGTACTTAGCAGGAGAAATAGCAAAGTGTATGCCTGAATGCCAACATTGCTTCCATCTTGATTGTGTTGATAAGTGGTTGAAGATAAATACTACTTGCCCTGTTTGCCGAAAGTCTCTCCTCTTCTCCAAAATGCATAATGATAACCTCGTCCCCAATTTGTAG